The following are encoded in a window of Brevibacillus sp. DP1.3A genomic DNA:
- a CDS encoding dihydrofolate reductase family protein, which produces MKRKIILDLAVTLDGFIEGKNGEVDWCIMDDEMGFVHFLHQIDTILYGRKSYDLWGQFTPEIEHTDTEKEIWALVHSKEKYVFSKTQKGTDHKAIFINDHILEVVNQLKNMPGKDIWLYGGASLITTFINLGLVDEFRLSVLPVILGEGKPLFIDIKQRLNLSLVNTKTFSSGVVQLIYHLNGKSYTG; this is translated from the coding sequence ATGAAGCGAAAAATCATTTTAGATTTAGCCGTTACTTTAGATGGTTTTATTGAAGGGAAAAATGGGGAAGTTGATTGGTGCATAATGGACGACGAAATGGGGTTTGTTCATTTCTTACATCAAATCGACACTATTCTTTATGGAAGAAAAAGTTATGATTTATGGGGACAATTTACGCCAGAAATAGAACATACGGATACGGAAAAAGAGATTTGGGCATTGGTTCATAGTAAAGAAAAATATGTGTTTTCCAAGACACAAAAAGGGACTGATCATAAAGCAATATTCATCAACGATCATATTCTTGAAGTAGTCAATCAATTAAAGAACATGCCTGGCAAAGACATCTGGCTATATGGTGGAGCCAGTCTTATTACAACTTTTATCAATTTAGGGCTTGTCGATGAATTTCGATTATCTGTTCTCCCTGTTATTTTGGGAGAAGGAAAACCGTTGTTTATAGATATAAAACAGAGGTTGAATTTGAGTTTGGTGAATACAAAAACGTTCTCCTCTGGCGTTGTGCAACTCATCTATCATTTGAATGGGAAATCATATACTGGATAG
- a CDS encoding GNAT family N-acetyltransferase: MTNPVRSAPVFSQTITDFWREQFLNGDVLYSDDSFTVAINPALDEDSRVMVLETSDGRVMAVLTPALADKIGLSPRQSLSESIFRQKLNEAGVTLHGADYLFYFSKADKNVLLQENLEGDLRRLTVHDEAVFSEFASSASEQDLDDAYVELDHWAVFGSFEQNRLVSASSMYPWEEDAQIADLGVLTLTSFRGKGHARKVVRSICKYAYGQGYEPQYRCQLDNHTSTALAKAAGFTLFGKWEVISPDCME, from the coding sequence ATGACAAATCCAGTAAGAAGTGCGCCTGTATTTTCACAAACGATCACTGACTTTTGGCGGGAGCAATTTTTGAACGGTGACGTCCTCTATAGTGATGACTCTTTTACTGTTGCCATAAACCCTGCACTTGACGAAGATAGTCGGGTCATGGTGTTGGAAACCTCCGACGGACGTGTTATGGCGGTCTTGACGCCTGCGCTGGCTGATAAGATAGGCCTCTCTCCACGACAATCCTTGTCTGAGTCGATCTTTCGCCAGAAATTGAATGAAGCGGGCGTCACACTGCATGGCGCAGACTATCTTTTTTATTTTTCAAAAGCCGATAAGAACGTATTGCTGCAAGAAAACCTCGAAGGTGACTTACGCCGGTTAACCGTGCATGATGAGGCGGTTTTCTCCGAGTTCGCATCCTCCGCCTCGGAACAAGATTTGGATGACGCTTATGTGGAATTGGATCATTGGGCGGTGTTCGGGTCTTTTGAGCAAAATCGCTTAGTCAGCGCTTCCAGTATGTATCCATGGGAGGAGGATGCGCAAATTGCGGATCTTGGGGTACTGACGCTGACATCCTTTAGAGGAAAAGGTCACGCCCGCAAAGTGGTTCGTTCTATCTGCAAATACGCCTATGGTCAGGGATACGAACCGCAGTATCGATGCCAACTCGATAACCATACGTCTACGGCTTTGGCGAAAGCAGCGGGTTTCACGCTGTTTGGAAAATGGGAAGTGATTTCTCCCGACTGCATGGAATGA
- a CDS encoding helix-turn-helix transcriptional regulator, translating into MKTMNIFEILAEPHRRTMLDFLRIRDRSVGELVDKCQLSQPGVSKHLRIMREAGLVTVRSVAQKSIYSIRPEPLQEVDQWLESYRHFWSSKLDELETFLDHTEE; encoded by the coding sequence ATGAAAACCATGAATATATTTGAAATTTTGGCTGAGCCGCACAGACGGACTATGCTTGATTTCCTGCGTATCCGTGATCGCTCAGTTGGTGAGCTCGTAGACAAGTGTCAGTTAAGTCAACCGGGTGTTTCCAAACATTTGCGAATCATGCGGGAAGCTGGTTTGGTTACTGTGCGATCGGTTGCGCAAAAAAGCATCTATTCGATACGGCCGGAACCTCTCCAAGAGGTCGATCAATGGCTGGAGTCATATCGTCACTTCTGGTCGAGCAAGCTGGATGAGCTTGAGACATTTCTTGACCACACGGAAGAATAA
- a CDS encoding MerR family transcriptional regulator: MKSEITISELAKLMNVSVHQIRYFEEKGVLLPAYVDNNQYRMYSMDQVYQLAHILLLRKLGVPVQSIKECMTSYSADQYGQLLNRSLREINKELLRLQELQQFITKVLHEQKNFQSHTNPYQIKWRETTYLARWIEMSSQMTLNAKLLAEQAKSVPNLFESDIHFIEDGSSTLTLYTETEAPGDFSIPSGNYLSTQRLVHEEDELEQVIEQFYTYAAAQSHVIQGPLILIERSYLSLFSQSQLHYELQAMIEPTTHFERGTRS; this comes from the coding sequence ATGAAGAGTGAAATCACCATTAGCGAATTAGCTAAGCTTATGAATGTGTCTGTTCATCAGATTCGTTATTTTGAAGAGAAAGGGGTTCTTCTACCTGCTTACGTAGATAACAATCAGTATCGAATGTATAGCATGGATCAAGTTTACCAGCTAGCCCATATTCTGTTGCTTCGCAAATTGGGAGTGCCTGTCCAGTCGATTAAAGAATGCATGACTTCCTATTCTGCTGATCAATACGGGCAGCTACTCAATCGTTCTTTGAGAGAAATAAATAAAGAGTTGCTTCGCCTTCAAGAGCTTCAGCAATTCATAACAAAGGTTTTGCATGAACAAAAGAATTTTCAATCTCACACGAATCCCTACCAAATAAAGTGGCGTGAAACCACTTATTTGGCACGGTGGATCGAAATGAGTTCACAAATGACGCTAAACGCCAAACTGTTAGCTGAACAGGCCAAGTCAGTCCCGAACTTGTTCGAATCGGACATTCATTTTATCGAGGATGGTTCCAGTACCCTTACGTTATACACGGAAACAGAAGCGCCTGGCGATTTTTCAATACCCAGCGGCAACTATCTGTCTACCCAGAGGCTAGTCCATGAAGAGGATGAGCTTGAACAAGTGATTGAACAGTTTTACACCTATGCCGCAGCTCAGTCTCATGTTATACAGGGACCCTTGATTCTCATTGAAAGATCTTACTTATCCCTATTTAGTCAAAGCCAGCTGCATTATGAACTACAAGCTATGATCGAACCGACTACCCATTTCGAAAGGGGAACCCGATCATGA
- the dapF gene encoding diaminopimelate epimerase, with amino-acid sequence MFDLGIPFKKMNGCGNDFIVVDNRDGMLNEVALSAFVQNVCRRGTSIGADGFMLLENSNIADFKMRYFNADGSEGEMCGNGARCMSRFAYHIGAAKAKMSFETMAGIYQAELNQNGVNVKFPDVQLQALKLNQPYEWDGPSGVYHYGVVGVPHTVWFVENVFAIADDQLREWGRMVRNDQQQFPNGTNVNFVELIDRQTLSIRTYERGVEAETYACGSGSTAAAIIAGILGHVDTSVNLLTRGGPLKISYHLTDYAAESVYLEGNSKLVAEGHLLPDAWT; translated from the coding sequence ATGTTTGATCTTGGGATCCCGTTTAAAAAAATGAATGGCTGTGGCAACGACTTTATTGTAGTAGACAATCGCGATGGCATGTTGAACGAGGTTGCGCTTTCAGCCTTTGTCCAAAATGTATGCAGGCGGGGCACTTCAATCGGTGCGGATGGGTTCATGCTGCTGGAGAACTCCAACATCGCCGATTTTAAGATGAGGTATTTTAACGCAGATGGCAGTGAAGGAGAAATGTGTGGCAACGGTGCAAGGTGCATGTCGCGCTTTGCTTACCACATCGGAGCAGCCAAGGCGAAGATGAGTTTCGAAACGATGGCCGGCATCTATCAGGCAGAGCTGAATCAGAACGGCGTGAATGTCAAGTTCCCCGACGTTCAATTGCAAGCGCTGAAGCTGAATCAACCATATGAGTGGGACGGACCAAGCGGCGTCTACCATTACGGTGTTGTCGGAGTTCCCCACACGGTCTGGTTTGTCGAAAATGTTTTCGCGATAGCGGACGACCAGCTCAGAGAATGGGGACGAATGGTCAGAAATGATCAGCAGCAGTTTCCCAATGGTACGAATGTAAATTTTGTGGAACTGATTGATAGGCAAACGCTTAGCATCAGAACCTATGAGCGCGGAGTAGAGGCAGAGACCTACGCGTGCGGTTCCGGATCGACTGCTGCAGCAATCATTGCCGGTATTTTAGGACATGTAGACACCTCTGTGAACCTGCTCACTCGAGGGGGACCCCTTAAAATTTCTTACCATCTCACAGATTATGCTGCCGAATCCGTTTACTTGGAAGGCAACTCGAAGCTGGTAGCAGAAGGACATTTGTTGCCCGATGCATGGACATGA
- a CDS encoding FAD-binding oxidoreductase, whose amino-acid sequence MKKQKIVVVGAGIVGASMAYYLSKQNQNVTLLETNSTAACEVTNKSFAWINPSGRVLENFRHLYDASIAEYHELEKEIPDLEIKWDGSLTWETPTDYDESRKQPLKRQQIIELEPNLKEYPEEAYYANEEGALDPILTTKLLVKKAEENGANILFDTKVMQIITEGSKVVGVNTSHGLIESDVIVLATGTAISELCQPVGFNVPVAPSPSILIRMKSKEKLIHTLVSNSMFEARQLTDDTLLAAEDYIDESEQNGPEAVGKRAFEILRHNLKGGEKLELESITVGLRPMPEDGYPIVGFHDQIKGLYLTVMHSAVTLAPIISRLAAKEIINNVQMKELECCRLIRFSREID is encoded by the coding sequence ATGAAGAAACAAAAAATTGTAGTGGTTGGTGCTGGTATTGTTGGTGCATCCATGGCCTATTATTTATCAAAGCAGAATCAGAATGTCACTTTACTAGAGACGAATTCAACTGCTGCATGTGAAGTCACTAATAAATCTTTCGCTTGGATTAATCCATCGGGCCGGGTATTAGAAAATTTTCGACATTTGTATGATGCATCGATAGCCGAATATCATGAATTAGAAAAAGAGATACCTGATCTAGAAATAAAATGGGATGGATCACTGACTTGGGAAACCCCTACAGATTATGACGAGTCTCGTAAACAACCATTAAAACGGCAGCAAATCATAGAATTAGAACCGAATCTAAAGGAATACCCCGAGGAAGCTTATTATGCGAACGAAGAAGGCGCACTAGATCCAATTTTGACTACAAAACTTTTAGTGAAAAAAGCAGAAGAAAATGGAGCGAACATACTGTTTGATACAAAAGTGATGCAAATAATCACAGAGGGTTCTAAGGTTGTTGGGGTAAACACCTCCCATGGTTTAATAGAATCAGATGTGATTGTATTAGCAACTGGCACAGCTATATCCGAACTCTGTCAGCCAGTAGGCTTCAATGTTCCTGTCGCTCCTTCGCCTTCTATACTGATCCGAATGAAATCGAAAGAAAAGCTGATCCACACCTTAGTTTCAAATTCTATGTTTGAAGCGAGACAACTAACCGATGATACGTTACTAGCAGCGGAAGATTATATCGATGAGTCTGAACAAAATGGACCAGAGGCAGTTGGAAAGCGGGCGTTTGAAATTCTACGGCACAATTTAAAAGGAGGAGAAAAGTTGGAGCTGGAAAGCATCACAGTAGGCTTGCGACCCATGCCTGAAGACGGTTACCCCATTGTGGGATTTCATGACCAAATAAAGGGTCTTTATCTGACCGTTATGCATTCAGCTGTTACACTAGCTCCCATCATTAGCCGCTTAGCTGCGAAGGAGATAATAAACAACGTACAGATGAAAGAATTAGAGTGCTGTCGACTAATCCGATTTTCTCGTGAAATAGATTAA
- a CDS encoding bifunctional 2-polyprenyl-6-hydroxyphenol methylase/3-demethylubiquinol 3-O-methyltransferase UbiG produces MANIWNERFHSEEYYYGEEPNVFIQQQAFRLEQGQKVIAFAEGEGRNAVFLAKRNLEVTAIDYAESGLQKTKKLARKHSVDVQTQKIDLLEEDVPSEQYDTAIMVYGHFHKNAQTMVLNKMKKAIKPKGILMLEVFSEKQLKYGTGGPQELDMLYDPKEILAWCKGHEVIHFFYGEQERVAGKAHTGLAHVIQLVVRK; encoded by the coding sequence ATGGCGAATATTTGGAATGAGCGCTTTCATTCGGAAGAATATTATTATGGGGAAGAACCTAACGTTTTTATTCAACAACAAGCTTTTCGGTTAGAACAAGGACAAAAAGTGATCGCGTTTGCAGAGGGTGAAGGCCGGAATGCAGTTTTTTTAGCAAAAAGAAATCTTGAAGTGACAGCCATTGACTATGCGGAGAGCGGATTGCAAAAAACGAAAAAACTGGCTCGGAAGCATTCCGTTGACGTACAAACCCAAAAAATTGACCTTTTGGAAGAGGATGTGCCGAGCGAACAGTATGATACCGCGATTATGGTATATGGACATTTTCATAAAAATGCTCAGACGATGGTTCTGAATAAAATGAAAAAGGCAATAAAGCCCAAAGGAATTCTCATGCTTGAGGTATTCTCGGAGAAACAATTAAAGTATGGTACAGGCGGCCCCCAGGAACTTGACATGCTTTATGATCCAAAAGAAATTCTTGCTTGGTGCAAAGGTCATGAGGTGATCCATTTCTTCTATGGCGAACAAGAGCGTGTGGCAGGAAAGGCGCACACCGGATTAGCCCATGTCATTCAACTGGTAGTAAGAAAATGA
- the pepT gene encoding peptidase T — protein MKTEIMNRFISYAQVDTQSDENSETCPSTPGQLVLAQMLVDELKAIGMQEVTMDSNGYVMATLPSNTDKEIPTIGFLAHMDTATDFTGAGVKPQVIENYNGQDIVLNEVLNIVLTPREFSELAGYKGHTLITTDGTTLLGADDKAGIAEIMTAMAYLIRHPERKHGKVRVAFTPDEEIGRGPDKFDVSAFDAVYAYTMDGGPLGGIEYESFNAASAIITCKGKNVHPGSAKGKMVNAAKIAMELHGRLPANETPEETEGYEGFYHLFSIQGDVEQTQLRYLIRDHDCNRFQERKSELTRIVEELQKKYGEKRIELEIKDEYFNMREKIEPVMEVVDIATQALENLGIVPIIQPIRGGTDGSQLSYMGLPTPNVFTGGENYHGRFEYVSVDNMVKAVKTIIEIVKLYEQRS, from the coding sequence ATGAAAACGGAAATCATGAATAGATTCATCTCTTACGCACAAGTTGATACACAATCCGATGAGAACAGCGAAACTTGCCCCTCTACACCAGGGCAGCTAGTGCTTGCCCAAATGCTCGTAGACGAGCTGAAAGCCATAGGTATGCAGGAAGTTACGATGGATTCGAACGGTTATGTAATGGCGACCCTACCGTCCAATACAGACAAAGAAATTCCAACAATCGGTTTTCTTGCTCATATGGATACGGCCACCGATTTTACCGGCGCTGGCGTGAAGCCGCAAGTCATTGAAAATTATAACGGACAAGACATTGTCTTGAATGAAGTACTGAATATTGTCCTTACACCGCGCGAGTTTTCAGAGCTGGCTGGCTACAAAGGCCATACCTTAATCACGACAGATGGTACCACATTACTTGGCGCGGATGATAAAGCCGGTATTGCCGAAATCATGACCGCTATGGCTTATCTGATTCGACATCCAGAACGAAAACACGGGAAAGTAAGAGTAGCTTTTACCCCTGATGAAGAAATCGGCAGAGGCCCAGACAAGTTTGATGTGTCCGCATTCGACGCAGTATATGCTTACACGATGGATGGTGGCCCTCTTGGCGGGATCGAGTACGAGAGCTTTAATGCTGCATCAGCGATCATTACCTGTAAAGGGAAGAATGTTCACCCCGGCTCAGCCAAAGGTAAAATGGTCAACGCTGCTAAAATAGCTATGGAGCTGCATGGAAGGCTGCCAGCTAATGAAACTCCTGAGGAGACGGAGGGTTACGAAGGCTTCTATCATCTGTTTTCCATTCAAGGTGACGTCGAACAAACTCAGCTTCGTTATTTGATCCGGGATCACGATTGTAATCGGTTTCAGGAAAGAAAGTCCGAACTGACTCGTATTGTGGAAGAATTACAGAAAAAATACGGAGAGAAGCGAATTGAGCTCGAAATCAAAGACGAATACTTCAATATGCGGGAAAAGATTGAGCCTGTAATGGAAGTAGTGGACATCGCTACACAAGCACTAGAAAACCTCGGAATCGTGCCGATTATTCAGCCGATTCGCGGTGGCACGGATGGCTCCCAGCTATCCTACATGGGATTGCCAACACCGAATGTTTTCACAGGCGGAGAAAACTACCACGGACGGTTCGAGTATGTTTCCGTTGACAATATGGTGAAGGCTGTAAAAACCATCATCGAGATTGTTAAGCTGTATGAGCAAAGATCCTGA
- a CDS encoding ABC transporter ATP-binding protein has product MDNVLEVTGLTTRFTKESGTITVVDQLDLHVKKGETLGIVGESGCGKSVTSLSLMRLLDNTATLTGSIRFNGKEVLAMSEAEMRSLRGKEMAMIFQEPMHSLNPVLKIGRQISEVLHEHEGESKAAVKQRVLDLLTLVGISRAEEIYRDYPHRLSGGMRQRVMIAMAIACNPSLLIADEPTTALDVTIQAQILNLIKKIRRDIGMSVIMITHDLGVVAEVCDRVMVMYAGQAIETADVRSLLRNPKHPYTVGLLQSTPRKRAKRLHSIEGSVPTPENKPNGCRFAPRCDRVMAICWERNPVLHPVDQHSSCRCWLFTQDKDYEQESSVVGG; this is encoded by the coding sequence ATGGACAATGTATTGGAAGTGACAGGGCTGACAACCCGGTTCACGAAAGAGTCGGGTACGATTACGGTTGTTGATCAGCTTGATTTACATGTGAAAAAAGGGGAGACGCTGGGAATTGTCGGAGAGTCGGGGTGCGGCAAGAGCGTCACTTCGCTCTCGCTCATGCGACTGTTGGACAATACGGCCACTTTGACTGGAAGCATTCGATTCAACGGGAAGGAAGTGCTTGCGATGAGTGAAGCCGAGATGCGCAGTCTCAGAGGCAAGGAAATGGCGATGATTTTTCAGGAACCGATGCATTCGTTAAATCCGGTGTTGAAGATCGGCCGACAAATCAGTGAGGTACTGCACGAGCATGAGGGTGAAAGCAAAGCGGCGGTAAAGCAACGGGTACTGGATTTGCTTACCTTGGTGGGCATCTCCCGAGCGGAAGAGATTTACAGGGATTACCCGCATCGTTTGTCAGGAGGAATGAGGCAGCGGGTGATGATTGCCATGGCGATCGCATGCAATCCGTCATTACTGATCGCTGATGAACCGACGACCGCATTGGATGTGACAATTCAAGCGCAAATCTTGAATCTGATCAAAAAAATCAGAAGGGATATCGGCATGTCAGTGATCATGATTACGCATGATTTAGGGGTGGTCGCTGAAGTATGCGACCGCGTCATGGTGATGTATGCGGGACAAGCGATTGAAACAGCGGACGTACGCTCGTTGCTGCGCAATCCGAAGCACCCTTACACCGTAGGTTTGCTCCAATCGACACCAAGGAAACGCGCAAAGAGGCTTCACAGCATAGAAGGCAGTGTGCCGACACCGGAAAACAAACCCAATGGATGCCGTTTTGCCCCGCGATGCGATAGAGTGATGGCGATATGTTGGGAGCGAAACCCTGTGCTCCATCCAGTGGATCAGCATTCTTCTTGTCGATGCTGGTTATTTACCCAAGACAAGGATTATGAACAGGAAAGCTCGGTGGTAGGTGGATGA
- a CDS encoding ABC transporter ATP-binding protein, whose amino-acid sequence MTTPILEVKGLRKLFRMKKGWFQQPHYVHALNGIDVSVYEGETLGIVGESGCGKSTLGKCILRLLDPVQGEIRFQGNEIGKMNKNEMRAVRRNMQMVFQNPFETLNPKLTIGHILTEPLISHCIPREQRQALLEETIEIVGMSKQHLSRYPHEFSGGQRQRIGIARALILRPKLIIADEPVSALDVSIQSQILNLLQDLQEQFSLTYVFISHDLSVVEHIADKVAVMYLGEIIEYAEKEKLFERPLHPYTQALLSAKPITDPDDTREQIVLTGDLPSPSNPPEGCKFHPRCRSRMEICKVELPKLCEIEGQSVACHLYQSFPAIDPS is encoded by the coding sequence ATGACGACTCCAATCCTGGAAGTGAAAGGGCTACGCAAGCTGTTTCGCATGAAAAAAGGGTGGTTTCAACAACCGCATTATGTTCATGCTCTAAACGGGATTGATGTGAGCGTCTATGAAGGAGAAACGCTGGGGATTGTCGGGGAGTCAGGCTGCGGAAAGTCTACATTGGGAAAATGTATTCTGCGTTTGCTGGATCCAGTCCAAGGCGAAATTCGTTTTCAAGGTAACGAAATAGGAAAAATGAACAAAAATGAAATGCGTGCAGTAAGGCGAAATATGCAAATGGTTTTTCAAAATCCATTTGAAACATTGAACCCGAAACTAACGATCGGGCACATCTTGACAGAGCCGCTGATTTCGCACTGTATTCCCCGAGAGCAGCGACAAGCGCTACTGGAAGAAACGATTGAGATTGTCGGCATGAGCAAGCAGCATCTATCTCGCTATCCTCACGAATTTTCCGGAGGGCAAAGACAACGAATTGGCATCGCCCGTGCCCTGATTCTTCGGCCAAAGCTGATTATCGCAGATGAGCCTGTCTCCGCCCTAGATGTGTCGATTCAATCGCAAATCCTTAATTTGCTGCAGGATTTGCAAGAACAATTTTCCTTGACCTATGTCTTCATTTCGCATGATTTGAGCGTAGTTGAGCACATTGCCGATAAAGTGGCGGTCATGTATTTAGGTGAAATCATCGAGTATGCTGAGAAAGAGAAGCTGTTTGAACGACCGCTGCATCCCTATACACAAGCATTACTTTCAGCCAAACCCATTACCGATCCTGATGATACGCGCGAGCAAATTGTGTTGACGGGCGATCTCCCGTCTCCGTCTAATCCGCCGGAGGGATGTAAATTCCATCCGCGCTGCCGTTCTAGAATGGAAATATGCAAAGTCGAGTTGCCAAAGCTGTGTGAAATAGAAGGGCAATCAGTCGCTTGTCATCTCTATCAATCATTTCCCGCAATCGATCCTTCTTAA
- a CDS encoding S9 family peptidase: MKKKIMISMMIIVLLFGGAGLYIWEQNSFDMIEQAVEIQTSEGKLTGTFVLPKNYTNKLGLVLFIHGDGPIDATHDDGYKPLFERLASLGYASLSLNKRGMNGSEGNWLHQSIDDRVEEAREAIAWAKEQPMIDEKQIGVWGASQAGWVIPKLAKKEPLAFSLLLSPAINWVSQGQYHTRKKMVIDGYSEAEIQDKEAYDLQVLTLLEKQVSYEEYVKTARENNLMSKERWTFVSKNFLSDATDDLRNFNSPVLLLLGEEDIHVDVKDTERVYRDIVKPELLTVSVFPDADHSMLSKQTANSNIRAVLISLFAPRQITIPGYMDAIDQFLKKLPKHT; this comes from the coding sequence ATGAAAAAGAAAATAATGATTTCCATGATGATCATCGTCCTGCTATTTGGCGGTGCAGGACTATACATATGGGAGCAAAACAGCTTTGATATGATTGAGCAAGCCGTTGAAATCCAGACATCTGAAGGCAAATTGACCGGTACGTTCGTACTGCCTAAAAACTACACGAACAAATTGGGCTTAGTCTTGTTTATACATGGTGATGGACCTATTGATGCCACGCATGATGATGGCTATAAGCCGCTATTTGAGCGGTTAGCCTCTCTTGGTTACGCCTCCTTGTCCCTTAATAAGAGAGGAATGAACGGTTCCGAGGGCAATTGGTTACATCAGAGTATAGATGACCGCGTGGAAGAAGCGCGTGAGGCTATTGCTTGGGCAAAAGAGCAGCCAATGATTGACGAGAAACAAATTGGGGTTTGGGGAGCAAGCCAGGCAGGATGGGTCATTCCAAAGCTCGCCAAGAAGGAACCGCTCGCATTCAGCCTTCTTCTATCGCCCGCCATTAATTGGGTAAGTCAAGGGCAATACCATACACGCAAAAAAATGGTGATAGACGGGTACTCAGAAGCGGAAATTCAAGACAAAGAGGCGTATGACTTGCAAGTACTCACCCTTTTGGAAAAACAGGTCTCCTATGAGGAGTATGTAAAAACCGCTCGCGAAAATAATTTGATGTCAAAAGAAAGATGGACATTTGTGAGCAAAAATTTCTTGTCAGATGCCACTGATGACCTTCGAAATTTCAATTCGCCTGTGCTTCTGCTTCTGGGGGAAGAAGATATACATGTCGATGTGAAGGATACAGAAAGGGTATATCGCGATATCGTAAAACCTGAGCTGCTGACCGTATCGGTCTTCCCTGACGCTGATCACTCCATGTTAAGCAAGCAAACGGCTAATTCAAATATACGTGCAGTCCTCATTAGTCTTTTCGCTCCCAGACAAATTACGATACCGGGTTATATGGATGCAATCGATCAATTTCTAAAGAAACTTCCGAAGCATACATAA
- a CDS encoding N-acetyltransferase yields MTVSPITIEPMHSMFNQQIGQLLVHGFRGKFQTLTKLNDGDLALFFEKLLDHVPSDPASQRMVALQEGEVIGTISIKWKTESTSMKTFPGWKNFHRFGKWNLLKMFIGLSFLDHKPEAGECYITDVVVHPDHQGKGIGNLLLQWAQNFAQTQPSLDKLSLYVAGKNPRAEQLYQRLSFHTQLRESSFLSHILFKEKKWSYMVKRLK; encoded by the coding sequence ATGACTGTATCACCAATTACGATAGAACCTATGCATTCTATGTTCAATCAACAGATTGGTCAACTTCTTGTTCACGGGTTTCGTGGGAAATTCCAAACCCTTACGAAGCTCAATGATGGCGATCTCGCCCTTTTTTTCGAAAAGTTATTGGATCATGTTCCTTCAGATCCTGCAAGTCAACGAATGGTCGCGCTACAAGAGGGAGAAGTTATCGGGACGATATCCATCAAGTGGAAGACCGAATCTACTAGCATGAAAACATTTCCTGGATGGAAGAACTTCCATCGTTTTGGAAAATGGAATCTCCTGAAAATGTTCATCGGGTTATCTTTCTTAGACCATAAACCAGAGGCTGGAGAATGTTATATTACAGACGTTGTTGTCCATCCGGATCATCAAGGCAAAGGAATTGGAAACCTGCTATTGCAGTGGGCGCAGAATTTCGCACAAACACAACCTAGCCTAGACAAGTTAAGCTTGTACGTCGCAGGCAAAAACCCCCGGGCAGAGCAGCTTTACCAGCGATTATCGTTCCATACGCAATTGCGAGAAAGCAGCTTCCTATCACATATTTTATTCAAAGAGAAAAAATGGAGTTACATGGTGAAGAGATTAAAATAA
- a CDS encoding GrpB family protein, translated as MERHLSFRDYLREQPDICKEIRRMKEEASEQRADSSRDDSPFVMSYFNLFTM; from the coding sequence ATTGAAAGACACCTTTCGTTCAGAGATTACCTTCGCGAACAGCCAGATATATGTAAAGAAATACGGAGAATGAAAGAGGAAGCTAGCGAGCAAAGGGCGGATTCTAGTAGAGACGATTCGCCCTTTGTCATGAGTTATTTTAATCTCTTCACCATGTAA
- a CDS encoding SRPBCC family protein: MDGKIIQMDGRRVVSFERYLNHPVEKVWRAITSPEQLAKWLTVQTELDLNVDGKLAFRWENGDLVHGHFTKVDPPYELEYTWLEQTSGHSIVRWSLKEEGEGCLLHLTHTFNGPAIVPDFLAGWHVHLDVLDIVLHEQFRQFPWERMKEIREKYASNSNLS, translated from the coding sequence ATGGACGGAAAGATTATACAGATGGATGGACGCCGTGTCGTTAGCTTCGAGCGTTATTTGAACCATCCGGTAGAAAAAGTATGGAGAGCGATCACGAGCCCAGAGCAACTTGCCAAATGGCTAACCGTGCAGACTGAGTTGGATTTGAATGTGGACGGCAAACTTGCATTTCGGTGGGAGAATGGAGATCTCGTACATGGCCATTTCACCAAAGTCGATCCCCCTTACGAGTTGGAGTACACATGGCTAGAGCAAACATCGGGACACTCTATAGTGCGATGGAGTCTAAAGGAAGAAGGGGAAGGGTGCCTTCTACATCTCACACACACATTTAACGGACCCGCTATTGTTCCCGATTTTTTGGCGGGCTGGCATGTGCATCTTGATGTGCTGGATATCGTCCTTCATGAACAGTTTCGCCAGTTTCCTTGGGAACGCATGAAGGAAATACGCGAGAAATATGCTTCTAATTCTAATTTAAGTTGA